The Peromyscus maniculatus bairdii isolate BWxNUB_F1_BW_parent chromosome 6, HU_Pman_BW_mat_3.1, whole genome shotgun sequence genome has a segment encoding these proteins:
- the Henmt1 gene encoding small RNA 2'-O-methyltransferase: protein MEEAEKHIPRNSVVGGNFEDVCPEKVIRFKPPLYKQRYQFVKDLVDRHEPKKVADLGCGDTKLLKLLKIYPCIQLLVGVDINEEKLHSNGHHLSPCLGEFVKPRDLDLTVTLYHGSVVERDSRLLGFDLITCIELIEHLNSDDLARFPEVVFGYLSPSMVVISTPNAEFNPLFPTVTLRDADHKFEWSRMEFQTWALQVANCYNYCVEFTGVGTPPAGSEHVGYCTQIGVFRKNSGKLAEPCVSRQHDQHVYKAVYTTSYPSLQQEKVLKFVLVGELLIQVERLRLRYQRMLRDQEKEDPKPGDEDFSPEPHLLLGEFFTDAEKARIENSPRPFCEGEKFCIPLRRLLAYPKLHRLCVEEERMRSLIADSVCLSRDGSAVVVDLHNSWDYRSEDN from the exons ATGGAAGAGGCAGAAAAGCACATACCG CGCAATAGTGTGGTTGGTGGTAATTTTGAAGACGTTTGTCCAGAGAAGGTAATTAGGTTTAAACCGCCATTATACAAACAACGGTACCAGTTCGTTAAAGATTTAGTGGATCGCCATGAACCCAAGAAg GTTGCAGACCTGGGATGTGGCGATACCAAGCTCCTAAAGCTGCTAAAAATCTACCCATGCATTCAACTGCTTGTTGGGGTAGAtatcaatgaagaaaaattaCATTCAAATGG GCATCACTTGTCTCCCTGTTTGGGGGAGTTTGTAAAACCCCGAGATCTAGATTTGACTGTCACCTTGTATCATGGCTCTGTTGTGGAGAGAGACTCTCGCTTGCTTGGATTCGATTTGATAACATGCATTGAATT AATAGAACATTTGAATTCAGATGATCTGGCCAGATTTCCTGAAGTGGTTTTTGGATACCTGTCACCATCCATGGTTGTCATCAGCACACCAAACGCTGAGTTCAACCCCCTGTTTCCCACGGTGACCCTGAGGGATGCCGATCATAAATTTGAGTGGAGCAGAATGGAGTTTCAGACCTG GGCTTTACAAGTGGCAAACTGCTACAATTACTGTGTGGAGTTCACTGGTGTAGGGACACCGCCGGCTGGATCTGAGCATGTTGGATATTGTACCCAGATAGGTGTCTTTAGGAAAAACAGTGGGAAGCTGGCTGAACCCTGCGTCTCACGGCAGCATGACCAGCATGTGTACAAAGCG GTTTATACAACCTCCTACCCGAGTTTACAGCAGGAGAAGGTGCTCAAGTTTGTCCTGGTTGGGGAACTCCTGATTCAGGTAGAGCGCTTGAGGCTGAGATACCAGCGAATGCTGAGGGACCAGGAGAAGGAGGACCCTAAGCCAGGGGACGAGGACTTCTCCCCAGAGCCCCACCTACTGTTGGGGGAATTTTTCACGGACGCCGAAAAGGCCAGGATAGAAAATTCTCCCCGACCCTTCTGTGAAGGAGAGAAGTTTTGCATACCCCTGCGGAGATTGCTCGCGTATCCCAAGCTGCACCGCTTGTGCGTGGAAGAAGAGAGGATGCGGTCCCTCATCGCTGACTCGGTCTGCTTGAGCAGGGATGGCTCCGCAGTGGTCGTTGACCTGCATAATTCCTGGGATTACCGGTCTGAAGATAACTGA